In Procambarus clarkii isolate CNS0578487 chromosome 82, FALCON_Pclarkii_2.0, whole genome shotgun sequence, one genomic interval encodes:
- the LOC138358116 gene encoding chondroitin proteoglycan 1-like, whose protein sequence is MDYTDVENTTDYTDVENTTDYTDVENTTDYTDVENTMDYTDVENTTDYTDVENTTDYTDVENTTDHTDVENTMDYTDVENTTDYTDVENTMDYTDVENTTDHTDRTTDYTDVENTTDYTDVGTTTDYTDAGTTTDYTDVGTTTDYTDVENITDYTDVENTTDYTDVGTTTDYTDVENTTDYTDVGTTTDYTDVENTTDYTDVENTTDYTDVENTTDYTDVENTTDYTDVENTMDYTDVENTMDYTDAENTTDYTDAENTTDYTDVRTPVSVTSLSHSGQVDMNKTFVL, encoded by the exons ATGGATTACACCGACGTAGAGAACACAACGGATTACACCGACGTAGAGAACACAACGGATTACACAGACGTAGAAAACACAACGGATTACACCGACGTAGAGAACACAATGGATTACACCGACGTAGAGAACACAACGGATTACACCGACGTAGAGAACACAACGGATTACACTGACGTAGAGAACACAACGGATCACACCGACGTAGAGAACACAATGGATTACACCGACGTAGAGAACACAACGGATTACACCGACGTAGAGAACACAATGGATTACACCGACGTAGAGAACACAACGGATCACACCGAC AGAACAACGGATTACACCGACGTAGAGAACACAACGGATTACACCGACGTAGGGACCACGACGGATTACACCGACGCAGGGACCACAACGGATTACACCGACGTAGGGACCACAACGGATTACACTGACGTAGAGAACATAACGGATTACACAGACGTAGAGAACACAACGGATTACACCGACGTAGGGACCACAACGGATTACACCGACGTAGAGAACACAACGGATTACACCGACGTAGGGACCACAACGGATTACACCGACGTAGAGAACACAACGGATTACACAGACGTAGAGAACACAACGGATTACACCGACGTAGAGAACACAACGGATTACACCGACGTAGAGAACACAACGGATTACACCGACGTAGAGAACACAATGGATTACACCGACGTAGAGAACACAATGGATTACACAGACGCAGAGAACACAACGGATTACACCGACGCAGAGAACACAACGGATTACACCGACGTACGGACGCCTGTATcagtcacctctctctctcactcaggcCAAGTTGATAtgaataaaacatttgtgttgtgA
- the LOC123753747 gene encoding streptococcal hemagglutinin-like, with the protein MTADAACTSVLVAVCTSAVIAAHTSAVVAARTSAVVAAHTSAVVAARTSAVVAAHTSAVVAARTSAVVAARTSAVIAAHTSAVVAARTSAVVAAHTSAVVAASTSAVVTACTSAVIAAHTSALVTAHTSAVIAAHTSAIIAAHTSAVIAAHPSALVTAHMSAVIAARPSALVTAHMSAVIAARPSALVTAHMSALVVARKKNNKK; encoded by the coding sequence ATGACAGCAGACGCTGCTTGCACGTCTGTTCTTGTCGCTGTTTGCACGTCTGCTGTCATCGCTGCTCACACGTCTGCTGTCGTCGCTGCTCGCACGTCTGCTGTTGTCGCTGCTCACACGTCTGCTGTCGTCGCTGCTCGCACGTCTGCTGTTGTCGCTGCTCACACGTCTGCTGTCGTCGCTGCTCGCACGTCTGCTGTCGTCGCTGCTCGCACGTCTGCTGTCATCGCTGCTCACACGTCTGCTGTCGTCGCTGCTCGCACGTCTGCTGTTGTCGCTGCTCACACGTCTGCTGTCGTCGCTGCTTCCACGTCTGCTGTTGTCACTGCTTGCACGTCTGCTGTCATCGCTGCTCACACGTCTGCTCTAGTCACTGCTCACACGTCTGCTGTCATCGCTGCTCACACGTCTGCTATCATCGCTGCTCACACGTCTGCTGTCATCGCTGCTCACCCGTCTGCTCTAGTCACTGCTCACATGTCTGCTGTCATCGCTGCTCGCCCGTCTGCTCTAGTCACTGCTCACATGTCTGCTGTCATCGCTGCTCGCCCGTCTGCTCTAGTCACTGCTCACATGTCTGCTCTTGTCGTAGCtcgtaaaaaaaataataaaaaataa
- the LOC138358115 gene encoding uncharacterized protein yields the protein MTTPQVTDGVTTPQVTDGVTTPLVTDGVTTPQVTTPQVTDGMTTPQVTDEVTTPQVTTPQVTDGVTTPQVTDGVTTPQVTDGVTTPQVTDGVTTPQVTDEVTTPQVTDLKERMKI from the coding sequence ATGACAACACCTCAGGTGACAGACGGGGTGACAACACCTCAGGTGACAGACGGGGTGACGACACCTCTGGTGACAGACGGGGTGACGACACCTCAGGTGACAACACCTCAGGTGACAGACGGGATGACAACACCTCAGGTGACAGACGAGGTGACGACACCTCAGGTGACAACGCCTCAGGTGACAGACGGGGTGACAACACCTCAGGTGACAGACGGGGTGACGACACCTCAGGTGACAGATGGGGTGACGACACCTCAGGTGACAGATGGGGTGACGACACCTCAGGTGACAGACGAGGTGACAACACCTCAGGTGACAGACTTAAAGGAGAGAATGAAGATCTAA